From Planctomycetia bacterium, a single genomic window includes:
- a CDS encoding TIM barrel protein — MRSTMTRSAITRCLVFIFALLFFGQVPCVVAQNAPAKASADGSSHKEDIFRRDNLMAWCIVPFDAKKREPEQRAAMLEKLGFKHFAYDYRGEHIPTFDAEIEACKRHGIALDAWWFPGSLNEEAKHILAICKKHGITPQLWITGGGSATNSPEEQKARVVQEANRIRPIAEAAAAQGMQVGLYNHGGWFGEPENQLEIIAELKLKNVGIVYNQHHGHDQLERFAEFLPKIIPHLLVLNLNGMNTQGDRRGQKILQLGQGELDLKLLKIIRASGYRGPIGILGHTQDDAEARLHDNLDGLDWLLPQLEGKPAGVKPKMRTPTPGASDPAKPQASGGTNGGGYLAPGKLEYRQLPMTVELRGTVKSKSSFNVLVANDTKQSPDHWELFAMPQSGALTAYIPGAQPDHVRTTTDICDGKPRDIAMLYELERVRLFVDGVQAADQTIVRKAAAKRDAPPEKLAFLRVVEGNIGCDGTLEYVRISKGLRTIGPKSPAATTVDTGKAEETTVGLWRFTADVKASAVDSSKLGNHAVRLTQTAGEPSRAPIPSAGVHLKALDPTLKVTLVDRSPDQVYMGVKADKDGNVFVGGREGVFVFEREGKQAFKPRRELLRFPKHSIIMGLEFKDDDLFVLTCNALYRVPNGRVAREGLVPERLLWGIPLDLHISFHCLAWGSEGDLYITHGDPLINYGDWTRPDHWGHWVYYSRGQGAWVGGQGKDSGRLSVVSGQLGEKNKSEVAWRKTPYTGQGAVLRYSLQDGAVNVVATGLRGPVGLAFASGWELFTNDNDHESRADQYAPAKLLHVVPGIDFGWPRGWMASKSPERFDLVDPVCDLGRGVPCDLVYYDRKYLPDTVRGRLLQARWDRHSVTGYKLEPRSTTLTAKEETILQGDDNCRPVGLAVGAGGELFVTALYMSGNMAAPYCASDLVIVTRIDDAPKSLLGDIFFKSIGCSLGGPELTNAEILSRSVRDDYERQLGVSYVAGKADAAQLTAILKATDEPTRLNAVLAIGRKLTVPAHDETPPESLPLNYPKGNGWFHRDQQFYGSDAVVDLADFARIGSYTMAERWKAVPPSEEQEALFALLLKALEDPSERVRLQAAYFLGLLKDSRSEPRIEQVRRDAILATLKNAPAMNIEQAWHFGPITDDAASATKGYAPERGQVDLMTTHGGKAWEKRRIGEAGGLNYYYFGVQSGARQRALLTTGTDAATQVWFNGLPAKDRAGAGWIVDLQPGGNEFLLRTGLSSTTSSGSSPPRIELRSVGKLEGSLAEKLDSGMLAARLREAAAAGGSQAIGPEFLALDWVKEATQGSATEGRRLFGTLGCAKCHAIGSEQKGAGAPSLVDAKRRFTVPHLVESVLSPSRQVAEPFRAQSFTTDGGLTLVGLVVAETADGVELLLPDASRRTLAKKEIEERAPTTLSPMPQGVVKTPSELRDLLAYLMSERPTPP, encoded by the coding sequence ATGCGTTCCACTATGACTCGTTCCGCTATTACACGCTGCCTTGTTTTCATCTTCGCACTTTTGTTCTTCGGGCAAGTTCCGTGCGTCGTCGCGCAGAATGCGCCCGCGAAAGCGTCGGCCGACGGATCGTCGCACAAGGAAGACATTTTCCGTCGCGATAATCTTATGGCGTGGTGCATCGTGCCGTTCGATGCGAAGAAGCGGGAGCCCGAACAACGGGCCGCGATGCTCGAAAAGCTCGGCTTCAAGCACTTCGCCTACGACTATCGGGGCGAACACATTCCGACGTTCGATGCCGAAATCGAAGCCTGCAAGCGGCACGGCATTGCGCTCGACGCGTGGTGGTTTCCCGGTTCGCTCAACGAAGAAGCGAAGCACATTCTTGCGATCTGCAAGAAGCACGGCATCACGCCGCAACTTTGGATCACGGGCGGCGGCTCGGCGACGAACTCGCCGGAAGAGCAGAAGGCCCGCGTCGTGCAGGAGGCGAACCGCATTCGGCCGATCGCGGAAGCGGCGGCCGCGCAGGGGATGCAAGTCGGCCTGTACAACCACGGCGGCTGGTTCGGCGAACCGGAGAACCAGTTGGAGATCATCGCCGAGCTGAAGTTGAAGAACGTCGGCATCGTCTACAACCAACATCACGGCCACGATCAGCTCGAGCGCTTCGCGGAATTCTTACCGAAGATCATTCCGCACTTGCTGGTGCTCAACCTTAACGGCATGAACACGCAAGGGGATCGACGGGGACAAAAGATTCTGCAGCTCGGACAAGGAGAGCTCGATCTGAAGCTTTTGAAGATCATTCGCGCAAGCGGCTATCGCGGGCCGATCGGCATTCTCGGGCACACGCAAGACGACGCCGAGGCCCGACTGCACGACAATCTCGACGGCCTCGACTGGCTGTTGCCGCAACTCGAAGGCAAGCCGGCCGGTGTGAAACCGAAGATGCGCACTCCGACTCCCGGTGCGAGTGATCCCGCGAAGCCGCAAGCGAGCGGGGGCACGAATGGCGGCGGTTATCTTGCTCCCGGGAAGCTTGAGTATCGGCAGTTGCCGATGACGGTCGAACTGCGCGGGACGGTGAAAAGCAAGTCGAGCTTCAACGTGCTCGTCGCCAACGACACGAAGCAATCACCCGACCATTGGGAACTCTTTGCGATGCCCCAGAGCGGCGCGTTGACGGCATACATTCCGGGTGCGCAGCCCGACCATGTCCGCACGACGACCGACATTTGCGACGGGAAGCCGCGCGACATTGCGATGCTCTACGAGCTGGAGCGCGTGCGGCTGTTCGTCGACGGCGTGCAAGCCGCGGATCAGACGATCGTCCGTAAAGCAGCTGCAAAACGCGATGCGCCGCCGGAGAAGCTCGCGTTTCTCCGGGTCGTCGAAGGGAATATCGGCTGCGACGGGACTCTCGAATACGTGCGGATTTCAAAAGGCTTGCGCACGATTGGGCCGAAGAGCCCGGCGGCAACTACGGTCGACACCGGCAAAGCCGAGGAAACGACCGTCGGCCTGTGGCGATTCACTGCGGACGTGAAAGCGTCGGCCGTAGATTCGTCGAAGCTCGGTAATCATGCCGTGCGTCTAACGCAAACGGCGGGTGAACCCTCACGCGCACCGATTCCCAGCGCAGGCGTACATCTTAAAGCGCTCGACCCGACGCTGAAGGTGACGCTCGTCGATCGTTCGCCCGACCAAGTTTATATGGGAGTGAAAGCCGACAAGGACGGCAACGTCTTCGTCGGGGGCCGCGAAGGAGTGTTCGTGTTCGAGCGCGAAGGAAAGCAGGCTTTCAAGCCGCGCCGTGAGCTCCTGCGGTTTCCCAAACATTCGATCATCATGGGTCTGGAGTTTAAGGACGACGATCTCTTCGTTCTGACATGCAATGCCCTGTACCGAGTGCCGAACGGCCGAGTAGCGCGCGAAGGGCTGGTGCCCGAGCGTTTGCTATGGGGCATCCCGCTCGATCTGCATATCAGTTTTCATTGCCTCGCTTGGGGCTCCGAGGGAGATCTCTACATCACACACGGCGATCCCCTCATCAACTACGGCGATTGGACGCGGCCCGATCATTGGGGACATTGGGTTTATTACTCGAGGGGTCAGGGAGCGTGGGTCGGAGGTCAGGGAAAAGACAGTGGTCGGTTGTCGGTGGTCAGTGGTCAGTTGGGAGAGAAGAACAAGTCCGAAGTCGCTTGGCGGAAGACTCCTTATACCGGTCAGGGGGCCGTGCTGAGGTATTCGTTGCAGGATGGGGCGGTCAACGTCGTTGCGACGGGCTTGCGCGGACCGGTGGGTTTGGCGTTCGCCTCCGGTTGGGAGCTGTTCACTAACGATAACGACCACGAGAGCCGTGCCGATCAATATGCGCCGGCGAAGTTGCTGCACGTCGTGCCGGGAATCGACTTCGGTTGGCCGCGCGGTTGGATGGCGTCGAAGAGTCCCGAGCGGTTCGACTTGGTCGATCCGGTGTGCGACTTGGGGCGCGGCGTGCCGTGCGACTTGGTGTACTACGATCGCAAATACCTACCCGACACCGTGCGCGGCCGGTTGTTGCAAGCCCGGTGGGATCGCCATTCCGTGACCGGCTACAAGCTCGAGCCGCGCAGCACCACCCTTACCGCGAAAGAAGAAACGATCCTGCAAGGAGACGATAACTGCCGGCCCGTCGGGCTCGCTGTCGGCGCCGGCGGCGAACTGTTCGTCACGGCTCTCTACATGAGCGGCAACATGGCGGCGCCTTATTGCGCGAGCGACTTGGTGATAGTTACGCGCATCGACGACGCGCCGAAGAGCTTGCTCGGCGACATCTTCTTCAAGTCGATCGGTTGTTCGTTGGGTGGACCCGAGCTTACGAATGCGGAGATTCTCAGCCGCTCCGTCAGAGACGATTATGAACGGCAGCTCGGTGTGTCCTACGTCGCCGGCAAGGCCGATGCGGCGCAACTCACGGCGATACTCAAAGCCACCGATGAACCGACGCGGCTCAACGCCGTGTTGGCGATCGGCCGAAAGCTCACCGTGCCGGCGCACGACGAGACGCCGCCGGAGTCGCTGCCGCTCAACTACCCCAAGGGGAACGGCTGGTTTCATCGCGACCAACAATTCTACGGCTCCGATGCCGTCGTCGATCTGGCCGACTTCGCCCGCATCGGGAGCTACACGATGGCCGAGCGCTGGAAGGCCGTACCGCCTAGCGAAGAGCAAGAAGCGCTGTTCGCGCTCTTGTTGAAAGCACTCGAAGATCCTTCGGAGCGCGTCCGTTTGCAAGCCGCCTACTTTCTGGGGCTCTTGAAAGATTCGCGAAGCGAGCCGCGCATCGAGCAGGTGCGCCGCGATGCGATTCTCGCTACGTTGAAAAATGCTCCGGCAATGAACATCGAGCAGGCGTGGCACTTCGGGCCGATCACGGACGATGCAGCAAGCGCTACGAAGGGCTACGCGCCGGAGCGAGGGCAGGTGGATCTCATGACGACGCACGGGGGCAAAGCTTGGGAGAAGCGGCGCATCGGCGAAGCCGGCGGTCTGAACTACTATTACTTCGGCGTTCAAAGCGGTGCGCGACAGCGAGCATTGTTGACGACCGGCACCGATGCCGCGACGCAAGTGTGGTTCAACGGTCTGCCTGCGAAAGATCGGGCGGGGGCCGGATGGATCGTCGATCTACAGCCCGGGGGCAACGAGTTTCTGTTGCGCACGGGCCTGAGTTCCACTACATCGTCGGGATCATCGCCGCCGCGGATCGAGTTGCGCTCCGTCGGAAAGTTGGAAGGCTCTCTCGCTGAGAAGCTCGATTCCGGCATGCTCGCCGCGCGGTTGCGCGAGGCGGCTGCGGCCGGGGGTTCGCAGGCGATCGGTCCGGAATTTCTCGCGCTCGATTGGGTAAAGGAAGCGACGCAAGGGAGCGCGACCGAGGGGCGGCGGTTGTTCGGTACGTTGGGCTGCGCCAAGTGCCACGCGATCGGATCGGAACAAAAAGGGGCCGGAGCGCCGAGCTTGGTCGATGCGAAACGGCGCTTCAC
- a CDS encoding GntR family transcriptional regulator: MKTLPLKRTSLSDAAYETLLEAILRGQIAPGEELSAVALAERFQVSRTPITDALQRLAHDGLVEQPANRQPRVVKLDRNDVVEIYAMRGLLEAAAAERAAMRIAPETVKALRAVAIRLAKMRKTPSWNAQAIDFDLAFHDAIAEAADNERLRADIARYRRLVRCFCRLTGSDVNLQAALGEHRTILTALAARKPIAARKAMAAHIELRLAAVLAELYPEK; this comes from the coding sequence ATGAAGACCCTTCCCCTGAAGCGCACGTCTCTTTCCGACGCGGCTTACGAAACCCTCTTAGAAGCGATTCTGCGAGGCCAGATTGCGCCGGGCGAAGAGCTGAGCGCAGTCGCACTCGCCGAACGATTTCAAGTGAGCCGGACGCCGATCACCGATGCGCTGCAGCGACTCGCACACGACGGCCTCGTCGAGCAGCCTGCGAACCGTCAGCCGCGCGTCGTGAAGTTGGATCGCAACGATGTCGTCGAGATTTACGCGATGCGCGGCTTATTAGAAGCCGCGGCAGCCGAACGCGCCGCGATGCGCATCGCTCCCGAAACGGTGAAGGCGCTGCGAGCCGTCGCGATTCGCTTGGCGAAGATGCGGAAGACTCCAAGTTGGAATGCGCAAGCGATCGACTTCGATCTCGCGTTCCACGACGCCATCGCCGAGGCCGCCGACAACGAACGCCTGCGCGCCGACATCGCCCGCTATCGACGACTCGTTCGCTGCTTTTGTCGCCTCACCGGCAGCGACGTCAACTTGCAAGCGGCACTCGGAGAGCATCGCACGATTCTTACGGCGCTGGCGGCGCGTAAACCGATCGCGGCCCGCAAAGCGATGGCCGCGCATATCGAACTTCGCCTCGCAGCCGTGCTCGCCGAGCTGTATCCGGAAAAGTAA